cggtcgtctctttgtcccagagaatttgaggtcccgggtcatacagtggggacacaactcccgccttgcctgccacccgggctccgcccgcacctgccatctccttgcccagcgcttctggtggtctgctttgagaagggatgtccgagaattcatccgtgcctgccccacctgcaatcagaacaagtcctccactcggccccccgctggtttactccagcccttgcctgtgcccacacgaccctggtcccacgtctccttggactttgtaactggcctcccaccatcaggtgggatgacggtcattctcactgtggttgaccggttcagcaagatggcacacttcattcccctccctaaactgccatctgccagagagactgcccaggctgttcttgatcatgtcttccgtctacacgggctgcccagggatgttgtctctgaccgaggtccgcaattcacctccacattctggaaggagttctgctgccttccaggggccacagtgagtctcacctctgggttccacccccagtccaatggtcaatccgagcgggcaaaccaggagctggagaaggcgcggtgcatggtttctcgcaaaccccaggcttgggcacaacaactgacgtggatagagtatgctcacaactccctcacctgctctgccactggtatgtcacctttccagtgtgtgtatggctaccagccccccctgttccccagccaggagggagatgtgtcctgcccgtctgccctcgcctatgcccgccgttgccgtcgtacctggtcacaagctcgtgccacgctactcaagtcagctgtcagctatgccactggggctaaccgcccGAAGATCGCCGCACCCGCccaccgtgttggccagaaggtgtggttgtcagccaaggatctccccactgcgggtggaatcagcgtaaactggcacctcgattcctcgcccgttccctatccagagggtcatcagcccaaccgcagtccggctccagttgccaacctccatgagggtgcaccctactttccatgtttcgaaagtcaagccgacgcatgaaagcccgctggtccccgtgccgcttcctcctcctcctcctcgcctcgttgacggtgggctggtgtacaccgttcgacgcctgcttcggtccagacggcgaggtaggggcctccagtatctcgtcgactgggagggctatggacctgaggagagaacctgggtgccagccagtcggattgtggaccggacactcatcgccgacttccaccgtctgcatcctgatcaacctgcaatccgtgagggccccagaggggtccctaaccgtccctgcccgcccggcttcctgtcctgtgcctgaccctgaccctgaccctgtctcggtacctgtcccgtcttctgtccacgaccctccagctccctccgaggatgaggatgttcactcggaccgctcggaggaattctagccctccaccggctcccctccgccctcccggcgtggtgtcactcttggggacttctggggccgtcccttagggggggggttctgtcatgagctctctctctgcctggtaacacgcacTGATTAAagcctgatgacctccacctgttcctgctctgctctgcctcaccctcgtttacctaccagctgcactgcattcaccactcatcatgccctgtatttaaagccttgcttttcagtccacatttgtcagatcgtctgcaaacccgcaccagttacctgcctgtcttggaaaacgactctgactctttgcctgtgaacccagacccgctcgactacctctttgatctccagccccgtaatcttgacctgccttccgtctctcttctctgaatacagcctagcccttgactgtactgctgcttcgtttcaattgctgttgtgtgtgtgtttcccccaggacttcccggatcatccagctcctgccattgctgctcggctattgggggaacacgcacacgcagactcttggaactcccggaacccctgaaacccctgtaacccccaacccttaaataaacattctaacgtgacgcttttgtggtcctcgtcctgtttggtgtctgacagctTTCAATAAACGgacatttgatttgattggaATCCACGTGTCTGCCTTTTTGTATTTGAACCTGTGCATATTGATGACTAAACTGGGTTCAGGATACCTGGTGTATTGTTCTAGGGTCCCTGGACATTAGGTccagggtggcgtagtcgacACAAACAATCTCCACTATTGATCCGGTCAcacttgcataaaatgattacgcggattttgcaacaaaacgccaacaaacacgggtatgtagtggctattcaaaattacatgaaaagtatgtgcaataaactgatgctttgaatagcccaggctacattGGACGtgagactttgaataaacaaactacatttccgactgcaaggtcccaaattgaaacaagcgataggctaatggtcccgaatttaacGTTTCAGAAGACGTGCCACACAGCTAGACaacaagtggcagacagagcaacgtcacttatgctaccaaacactgcttttgagtcacatcgttgcaaatgtCAAACGATCACAAAATGGCTTGTCTTCACTATCAGGAAAGTTATGCAATaagctaggcctatagccttaactcaaaacatttgttatgccattctgatctgtagaaatcacatgcagtcatgcctaaattctgcttactgcacattaattataggctaatatattctGATATTCTGATATTCAGTatacattattgaatgcttagctggaatgatgtttttccccATCATCCTATTGTTAAAGCGGGCAtacctgcgggcatgtaatcgggctacaggttttctacatgtttgaacgggcactgcactagttgtaTAAACTTGCGATGTGTGCCGATCGAGTTGTTGGCGAAAACTTTAGCGTCAGCAAAACAACTGTGCACCGATGTGTGTATTGAGTTTGTTTTATTCCACGGAAACAAGCAAGAGAACACTTGAAGGTCACATGATGCGAATAAACCGTTTACAGCAACTTTATTCGCATTATACCCTATGCGCATCGAGAGTTAATCCACCCCCCTCTAGCGAATCAAATATAGATGCGCATTTCACGTGTTTCCAACCGGGATTTCTTATTCGAATAGATTAAATGCGCATTAGGAAGTTGGATAGAAACACactaatagacacacacacctgtatgtaATCATagacaccagggttgtgcaaaattccagaattgaattgaaactggctcttaaatttcaattaaattcttgaatttcacttgcatttcaattgaggtagcaaacaggaagcagaattgcaatttgaattgtgcacaaccctgatagacacacacctgtatgtaatcacacacacacacacacctgtatgtaATCATAGACACAACTGTATGTAATTACCTGTATGTgatcatagacacacacgcacacacacctgtatgtgatcatagacacacacgcacacacacctgtatgtgATCATAGACACACACCTAAATACATTGctcacatacgtacacacacatatatatatatatatatatagcagaaACGTTTTTTATAAGCATTATGAGCACAATCCTATGCAGCAAGCTAAATTACTACCATTATTTTAACAGCCAGGGATGCCATCAATGGACTATACAGCGTCATGAAGCACTAATGGAGGTTGACACTTAACAACAACACCAAGAATACCTGCAACAAAACTACTAGGCCCTATTGGCTAACACCGAAATATAAAGAAAACCTTCAAAACTTCTTGGCCTATGATTGGCTAAAACCGAAATATAACCTTCAAAACTACTATGCCCTATTGGCTAACACCGAAATATacagaaaacattttttaaaaaaaactaaaagttGTCTTCTACAACTCTTGTGCAAGCAGTTCAATTCAGTTATCCTGAATGGCTGTGCAGGTGGGGGCTAATCCCCTAAAACTGAAGTTTCTTACGCAGGATTAAGTACGTCAGCAgagtaaataaaagaaaataggaGTAAATGTGAGTAAATATGAGTCGCACCTCTACTACAGTGGTGAGACAatagggtgtgtgcatgtgtaagtgtgcCACCTTTTCAGGGTGGTTGGATGTGTAAGTGTGTCACCTTTTCAGGGTGGTTGGATGTGTAAGTGTGCCACCTTTTCAGGGTGGTTGGATGTGTAAGTGTGTCACCTTTTCAGGGTGGTTGGATGTGTAAGTGTGCCACCTTTTCAGGGTGGTTGGATGTGTAAGTGTGCCACCTTTTCAGGGTGGTTGGATGTGTAAGTATGTAAGTGTGTCACCTTTTCAGGGTGGttggatgtgtgcatgtgtaagtgtgcCATATCTCAAACGgtccatttgaatttcgggtgccacaccagtttccagccttctaccactattagaacagacgttatgggcttccaaaaatgccaaaagatgaaatgtgaaattccaatgtgtcaattagggGCGTTAGCACCTAAATTCAAATAGGCATGCGggcaaaccgtttgagatattgacctgaaaattcagattcctttgtttgataacataaggcatatttgcaccacttttcagcaaaatctcaGAGGTGTCATGAACATGGGTGGCTGAGTTGTCGTGGAATGACCCATTAGTAAAGCTCTTAATGCAAGAGACACATATATATATCTGATAAAAACTACATGGTGGGAACAGTCTAGAGACTATAACAATACAGACATTCTTTACCTTTAATACATTGCTAGTACATCCATTATTCCTTGAAAATATGGTCCCTGTTCTAAAGTAGAGGTTGGGAGTGTGTTGACAATGGAAAAAAGATGATAAAAGTGACAGCATTGAAAATGTTTATTTGACTACTTCTGTAAACATGTTTTAATGTCCTCTTAACGATAAGCACAGCTCACAAAGCACATACAGTAAAGACTAGCACTTTTCTAATATTCCATTGTCAACACACTCCCAACTACTAGCAATGTATTAAAGGTAaagaatgtctgtattgacCAGGGGTTATAGTCTCTAGACTGTTCCCACCATGTATTTTCTATCAGAGGGAGAGTAATGCCTGACTTTAGAATATGGAACCAATTCATGACTAGTAAGTACATACTGCATAGGTATTACTGATGATAATGTACGTGCTAAGGAACCAGTTTCCACTTTAGAATGGGAGCCAATCTCCCAGTTGTTAAGTGCTGTTTGACACAGCAACCTGGGCAGTGAAATACAGCAATGAGGTTGAGCCATATACTTGCTTATTCTACCACTATTCGGAATTTATTCAGACAGTAAACTAGTTGGTTATACATATTCTCTTTTGGTACTTCCTACTAATTAATAAGTAGAGGTCATTATGttattccattgtgctcttgcgagaactctggatttcccgGGTAAGGCTACCTGGCATTctgtgtagcctaaactatgCCTATTCCACTGCAATAGCGACCAATAGGCGCATGTAAAGAAGCAACGAAAAATATGTTTTAGTTGATTTCGTTGTTGTTCTTTATACAATGACTGAAAAAAACTCATGCAGCCTGCTGGAAACCGTGCATGTTGACATGCAGACAAACACCTACGACGGAGTGGGAGCAATAACCTCTGACAGTAATATGTTCGTGCAGCGCAGTCACATGAAATTCGCCATCAACCCAATTATACAGATTACAATACTATGCAAGACTGGGGTACATTGTATACTGCCAAGTTGCAGAATGCTCACCGAGAAGCTAActttaaacatagcctaattATTAGTGTTCATTTGTTGTTTGTCGACAAATACCTGCTAATGTGAATTTCTATAAAAGTAGCTGTCTTTTGCACCCAGGCAGTAGCCTAAACTTGGCAAACATCCTATTTCCCCCCAGTTTTCAGATTTTACCTGATGGTTATTTATTCACTTGTATCCATACTTATTGACTATGCGTTTGTCATGATTTTCAAGGATTTTTAAGGCTTCCCAAACTGATAGGCAACAGTGTTTGTGGACGCAGATCGGATTTGATCGGAACCCCGTATCAAAACCGATTCGGTGTAGTGTAGTTTAGAGGAATACGCCTGGATTCAGGGGAAAATAGGGTGGGGAGAATGTGTCTGATTTCGAACAAAGCTTATTCTCAATAGTCAATCGCAGAGAGGTGGCAGACCTTGTGAGTATGCACATGTACTTGGTGTTTCATGAAAATACCGCCGACAGCGAACTAACAACCAAAACAATAGTATTTAGTTTGCCTTTGTAGCCATCTCTGGTTAGCCTTTgctgaagtataagtatatatacttttttaattccgtgagggaaatttggtctctgcatttaacccaatcggtgaattagtgaaacacactgcacacagtgaacacacagcaaggtgaagcacacactaatcccggcgcagtgagctgcctgctttaacGGGCGGgcgaggggagcagtgaggggttaggtgccttgctcaagggcacttcagctacggcccactggtcggggctcgaaccggcaaccctccggttacaagtccagagtgctaaccagtgggccacggctgcccaaaaaaCTGAGACATAACCTTCTGCAGATCATTTTGATGcttgtgtaatgattgattgaaatcacacagtgatttgaagACAGGATGtcttgctgcatgttttaagtgttttgagagagtaacagcatTTTGCAAGCAATATGTAtaattttgtccagagtgcttttggtcagacacgggtgttaactgttttgagaatgtgatgtcagagttgaagcatcaaaacgatcgagaacaACTGTAATACAGGAGACGCATATATATGTTGCATTAGTAAAGCTCTTAATACTAAGAACTTCGTATTAGTAATCACTACTGTTAGATAAACTCTTCAACCAAAGATTTGAAATTTGATATTGACAAATGTCACAAAGCTGCAGAGTTAgatagtcatgtgtgtgtgtgtgtgtgtgtgtgttgttattgaCAGATGTCACAGAGCTGCAGAGttagatagagagtgtgtgtgtgtgtgtaaaggtataggagtttgtgtgtgtgggtgtggtgtatgtgtgtgtgtgtgtgtcaggaggccATGTGATCTAGATCAGAGACAGTAAGCAGGCAAATTCAACATAAAACGCTGCATAGAGGGGCTCATCAGAGAATGTGGTGGTGaacgtgtgcaggtgtgtgagagTATCAGAGGAGACCCTGTAGAAGGACAGAGTGCCGACCTCACGGTCCAGATACACTCCTACTCTTATGGAGCCTCTGGGGGGAGGTAATGGAAACTCATTTCCATTTTGCATGGCTATGTATTTGTCAGGGTAACAGTCCAGACACCAGGCCTTGGGAGAGGATCCGATCCATTCACTCCTGCTCATGCTCGTATAGGCCACTCCCACAGCAACATGCCCACGCCACTCACACTCCCAGTAGCAGAGTCCAGGCAGAGGCTCTGTGCTCAGCACCTGAGAACAGCCTACAAATCTGTCTGGGTCTTCAGGATACTTCTGCACATTAAAACGCGTCGCCTTCCTGTTCCCGTCAGACAGCAGGACATGTTGTTCAGCCGTGTTCGGGTCCAGTTTGAGCTCACAGGcaactgtacacacaaacaacaagtaGACAGCAAGTAGTTGATCATGACCAAATTGACCATGCTTTACAGTCTTCACAGTGTACTGTGGCTTGAATTCAGTGCATGGGGGCTGCAGACAGTTTTGACCAACGACCCACACACCCAACCACCCTGAAAAGGTGGCACACTTACACATCCAACCACCCTGAATGCACCGAATTCAAGCCACAGTACACTGTGAAGGTGGTAAAGCATGATGCACAATTCATGTTATGGGGATGTTTCTCATACTGTGGTGTTGGACCTATTTATCGCACACCAATGATCATGGATCAGTTTCAATACATTAAAATATTTGAAGAGGTCATGTTGTCTTATGCTGAAGAGGAAATGCCTTTGAAATGGGTGTTTCAACAAGACaatgacccaaaacacaccagtaAGTGAGCAAAGTCTTGGTTCCAGACTAATAAGATTGACGTTATAGAGTGGCCAGCCCACTtcccagacctcaatcctataGAAAACTTGTGGGGTGACATCAAAAATGATGTTTCTGATGCAAAACCCAGAAATGCAGAGGAATTGTGGAATGTAATTCAATCATCCTGGGCTAGAATACCTGTTCACAGGTCTCAGTAGTTGGTCGACTCCATGCAACACAGATGTGAAGCAATTCTCAGAAATAATGGTAATGCAACTAGATATTAGTGCAGTGATTCAAAGTAAAGCAAAATCTTGAGACATTTTTCAGTTCATGCagtaaatgtttgagtttgtaaaTGTAACAGGACAAGGTTCACGCCCTTTGTCTAGCCCGGTAGTTCCATTGCAAGTGGCTGTTGGCATTCAGAGGCAAGCCAATCAGCGTATAGGAGTGGCTATATCAAGTTCAACTTTTAATTAACGTTGTTCGTCCACCTGACTCCTGCCTTCACCGCAGGATTCCTTGTGCTGTTTTGGCCTCCTGCCAGCTGCGCATGGATCCAGTTACATTCCTGGTAGGTTATTGTGGCATTGCGTTTGTAGTAACTTTTCCGgtatcatgtaggcctagtatagtTAACTCAAACTTTGGGGTTTTAGAACTGCTGTCGGTCGCAGAACATGGGCCTTATTACCGACCTCATCTGATTGGTATGCAATTTTAACTGTCGTCAAAATAATATGTAGCTTGCGTAGGTTTTAATTGTATCTTTTTCGAGTAGCAGAGCTTGGCGGTAACACAAGGAGCGGCAACATCAAGGCTACTTTGGTCCAAGTTCTGAACGCTGCTGTTTTGTCTGCACCCAAGTTGTGTTGGTCTATTTtacatgtttgttgtttttgtttactgtatgtttgcATTCCACACGGGAGAAGAACTGTACACCGGATGCTCTCGTCCAGCGTTATAATGTCTGTTAAAGGGGCCTTGAACGCCCtgtgtgttaagtgtcaatAGAAGCTGTGGTTGTGAACTGAATTTGAGTTTCCAATTGAGAATGGACATTAACCAGAAGAGTACACAAGCCTAGTAGCCTGCGTCATGCCAACGTGCGAGAAGAGCATTAGGCCTTGCTGTATAAGATACGATATTCATCCCACTAGTATTTGTGAGTGCATGtactgtgtattgtgtgtattatgATTAGTGGCTCCTTCTtcgatctttctctctcttgctggaCAGGAGCTGCAGGCCATCTGGAGTGGCGGGCTATCTCAAGGTGATGGCGTCCCTTCACTTTTCCTGCTGTGGTGCATCTGAGTATTTGGTATTGACATGTTCACGTGTGGTGTGTCTTTAGACCCTCTACTCTGATATACTC
This window of the Alosa alosa isolate M-15738 ecotype Scorff River chromosome 7, AALO_Geno_1.1, whole genome shotgun sequence genome carries:
- the LOC125297677 gene encoding stonustoxin subunit alpha-like; its protein translation is MNIKKLKSDTKPPGPELDSVLMDPDVTDAFVFSFNSLSYKEPYLDQISQAAENFKSGSTICSTPEQDPREENDLPWYRRPEVKEVLDYARDVFNQASLKHKVISFISAPEYPGASVQWYHKALLRDPHVTNPVKTFACELKLDPNTAEQHVLLSDGNRKATRFNVQKYPEDPDRFVGCSQVLSTEPLPGLCYWECEWRGHVAVGVAYTSMSRSEWIGSSPKAWCLDCYPDKYIAMQNGNEFPLPPPRGSIRVGVYLDREVGTLSFYRVSSDTLTHLHTFTTTFSDEPLYAAFYVEFACLLSLI